GCCAGCGCCGCTACAATCGCGGACATGACCCGCCATACCATCACGCTCCACCCTGCCGCTATCGTGTTCAGCGCCGAAGACGGCAGCAACCTGCTCGAGGCGGCGGAAGCGGCCGGCATCGACTTGCCCAGTTCCTGCCGCAACGGCAGCTGCCGTACCTGCATCTGCCGCCTGCGCAGCGGGCAGGTGCGGCATACCATCGAGTGGCCCGGCCTGTCCTACGACGAAAAGCGCGAAGGCTATATCTTGCCATGCGTGGCGATCGCGTTGGGCGACCTTGAACTCGAGGCGCCGCTGGCCCGACGCGCAATGCTCGCCTAGCGCGCCGCCTGGCGCGTCGCCTGGCGCGTCGCCTGG
Above is a genomic segment from Massilia sp. H6 containing:
- a CDS encoding 2Fe-2S iron-sulfur cluster-binding protein yields the protein MTRHTITLHPAAIVFSAEDGSNLLEAAEAAGIDLPSSCRNGSCRTCICRLRSGQVRHTIEWPGLSYDEKREGYILPCVAIALGDLELEAPLARRAMLA